One window of the Desulfatibacillum aliphaticivorans DSM 15576 genome contains the following:
- a CDS encoding ATP-binding protein, giving the protein MGKTVYEQFAEKIMIPGSGIVPQLIAMMTTEQEAEMLLSMPATAQELADKFSMDLSDVEDKMVDFFKKGLVFKSYKPQGIVYRMPREVMQFHDATILWHGATREYHDLWQKFMEEEWPEYTKMLEKFLPRPFSRIIPVEQSLNPKSQILAYESCKDLIEDSEDIAVTKCTCRVIAHKCDSPVEVCLQLGKSARYALERETGRKVSKQEALDIIKQSEEAGLIHVTMNRAENMHFICNCCGCCCMAMPMMVEYGRAMNDPSRFCAVIDEDACEECELCIERCVFKAIEMDDDKGAAVVDPDRCMGCGVCQVTCPADAIVLDEVREKEFIPMT; this is encoded by the coding sequence GAAATGCTTCTATCCATGCCCGCCACGGCCCAGGAACTGGCGGATAAGTTTTCCATGGATCTATCCGACGTGGAAGACAAAATGGTGGACTTCTTCAAAAAAGGCCTGGTTTTCAAGTCGTATAAGCCCCAGGGAATCGTCTACCGTATGCCCCGGGAAGTCATGCAGTTCCACGACGCCACCATTCTATGGCACGGCGCCACCCGGGAGTATCACGACCTATGGCAGAAATTCATGGAGGAGGAATGGCCGGAATACACCAAGATGCTGGAAAAATTCCTGCCCCGGCCCTTTTCCAGGATCATCCCGGTGGAGCAGTCCCTGAATCCCAAGTCCCAGATTCTTGCTTATGAAAGCTGCAAGGACCTGATCGAAGACAGCGAAGACATTGCGGTGACCAAGTGCACGTGCCGCGTCATCGCCCACAAATGCGACAGTCCCGTGGAGGTCTGCCTCCAGCTTGGAAAATCCGCCCGATACGCCCTGGAAAGGGAGACGGGCCGAAAAGTCTCCAAACAGGAAGCCCTGGACATCATCAAGCAAAGCGAGGAAGCCGGGCTCATCCATGTGACCATGAACCGGGCTGAAAACATGCATTTTATCTGCAACTGCTGCGGCTGCTGCTGCATGGCCATGCCCATGATGGTGGAGTACGGCCGGGCCATGAACGATCCCAGCCGTTTCTGCGCGGTGATCGACGAAGACGCCTGCGAAGAATGCGAACTGTGCATAGAGCGGTGCGTGTTCAAGGCCATTGAAATGGACGACGACAAAGGCGCCGCCGTGGTGGATCCGGACCGTTGCATGGGCTGCGGCGTGTGCCAGGTCACCTGTCCCGCCGACGCCATTGTCCTGGACGAAGTCCGGGAAAAGGAATTCATTCCCATGACCTAA